The following is a genomic window from candidate division WOR-3 bacterium.
GAAGGAATCCCTGTATAGAAGTAACCCAGAAACAATCCTTCATCTTTATCAAAAACATCCACCCTGTGCCCCCTCTCTTCTCCACCCTGCGCCCAGAGAACAAAGATTTTTCCTCTTCGAATACGCATATCCCAAACGATAGAATTAAAATTATGATCTTCGCTGAAAATAACTTCATAGGGAGTGTTGCCTTTAACCGAAAACATTAGATTCCCGCTTGGATCGTACTTATAAATTCGATAATCAGCTATGCTCGTGTAATATAAATTGCTTTCTTCGTCTAGTTCCATAGCGCATGACCTGTAAGCGTTTGCTTTCCATAGATCCATTTCTTTTATATCTTTATCAATGACACCAAATTCACCAAGGACTTCACCCCTGGAATTCAACAATAAAATAACGTTTTCGCTTTCTTTTGCAATTGACAGAGCTTGATTTACATAAATATGTGAAGTGTCCAGCGCAGCAACATCGAAGATGACACCTCCTGGAATAATAAATGTTCGAAAGTACTCCATTTCAGAATTAAAGATTACAATCTTGTTCATTTGATCTATGAAGTAAAAGAATCCTGCAGTATCTCTGTCTAATCTTGGTCTCAAAAAAGAAAATTCTCCCGGCGCTTCGCCTTTTCCGCCGAATTCGGATATCAATCCGCCACTGTCATTAAACAAAAAGATTCTTGATGCCATGTGATCCAATACTAAATATCTGCCTTTATTGTCGATTTCAAAACCTGTTGGCGTAAAAAAAGGATTCTCGTTTCCGTCAATTTCAAGTATTTTTTCAAATTTGTATATCTCTTTTTCTTTTTGCTTCGCACAACTCATTAGGGTTAGCACAACTAAAAGAGATACAAGCTTTGATTTTCTCATAGAGCATCTCATTAAGTTGAATTATAGTAAAATTTTGGAACCATTTCATTTTCTATTGATAAATTTTCTGTTTGCCCCAACAAATGAATTCACAATTGAAAGGTATGATGTATTATCATACCGAAAACAATTATGAAAAAAATTAAAATTTCTATCACTTTTGACGAAAAATTCCTCAAAAACATAGATTAACTTGTAAGAAAAAAGGCTTTTAAAAACAGAATCCAGGCTATACAAAAATCATTGGAAGAAAAGTTGATAAAAATACAGAAAACAAATTTAGCCAAAGAATTATTAAAACTCCATCCATCATAAAAAAAAATTGAAACCGTAATAGCCCTATCAGCAACAAGCCGGTCTCAAACAGCGATTTTCCCTTTAAGGTTGTAAATCGAAAATACAAAATTTCCTAAAAAATTATGGCTAAAAATCAGTCAGATCAGAACCCTTTCGGCATAAGGATTGTGGCAAAATCGATAGACCAGCACCTGAAATAATTGAGAAAGCAATTGAAGGATTAACCGAGGTAATAAACATATAATTTTTTTTAAGAAATATTCAGCTACATTAAGTATAAACTATATATGACAGTGACACTTATAGGTAAGTTTTAAACCCATAGGTAAATACACACGATGTACGAAAACACTTTAATCAGGAAAATAAACTTAAAGCATAATTACAGAATTACTTAGACAATCCAAAACCAGAAAAAACGATTTGAAAATCTTTTTGGGCGGACATTTACATTTGAAGAATAGTTTCGAGTTTTTCCTGGTCTATGATTTTTCTGACTTGTAGAAAAAAATCCGGGGACTTATAAATAGGTTGTAGAGAAAAAAGCTTTCCACTCGTCTCTTCGAACCATCTGTCCAGATCAACAGTTTTGTTCGAGCATTTATCTCTTAATTCACCAAAAGTCCCTTCTCTGCTTTGCTGAATCGAATCCGCGCTGCTCGGTTTAAAGAGTATATGTGCTTTCAATTCGCACCTGCAAAGATTTTTGGGGTCTACAAGCCCGCAGTTATTTTTCATAAATGAATAGATTTTTTTTCTCGCGCGGGACAGCATTTTTCTGAAATTCTCCGGTGAGATACCTACGATTTCAGCCCCTTCAAAGCCGTCAAATCCCAAGATTTCTCCGAGGATAAAAACAAACCTGTGCTTTCTGTCCAGGCATAAAATCATACCCATAAGGCAGTGATTTCTCGTCTCTTCGTAGAGAATTTTTGCTTCGGTCTCGCTGGCTTTGAGTGTAGCATCCTTCGAATTTTGAATAATTTCAGAATATTGGCCGAATGAAACCAGTTGCTTTTCCGAACGTGTCTTTTGAGCGTCAAGAAGATAATTCATCATTATTCTGAAAAGCCAGGTTTTGAAGGAGCTCTTTTTTCTGAATCCTTTGAGGTTTGTTATAACTTTAATGAGAATTTCCTGCGTAGCATCTCTGGCATCCTCAAAATTTCCCAGCATTCTCAGAGAGACGTTGAACACATAGGATTGGTACTTCTGGATAAGCTTCTCAAGCGACAAAACTTTTCCTTCCAGCACCTGGTCTATAAGGACAAAATCATCTTCATTCTCCAAAATAGTTTTATTTTGCATAGACCCTTTCACCATAGAACTGAAACCTTTCTAGATTGTATCATTTCTCCCGCTTGCATTACAAAAAAGTATATCCCATGGGGAAAATTTTCAAATCTGAATTCCAAGGAACGCTCTCCAGTAATCATCTCATTTTCCAAAAGAATCTCTCTGAGAGATCCGTTTGATTCGTAAATTTTCAAGTCTACAACTTTGGGTGATTCCATCTGGAAAAATACCCTAAACCCTTCGCCAATTCGAAAGATACTGAACATATTTTTGCCATATCCGATAACTCCACCCGCGTTATCTTCAACACCTACATAACTTGTAATATCAGGAAAATCTATCCTCTCCGGCCCTCCGTACGCGCCCATATCGGTTCTCAATAAACCCATTGACGGATAAAGC
Proteins encoded in this region:
- a CDS encoding RNA polymerase sigma factor, with the translated sequence MQNKTILENEDDFVLIDQVLEGKVLSLEKLIQKYQSYVFNVSLRMLGNFEDARDATQEILIKVITNLKGFRKKSSFKTWLFRIMMNYLLDAQKTRSEKQLVSFGQYSEIIQNSKDATLKASETEAKILYEETRNHCLMGMILCLDRKHRFVFILGEILGFDGFEGAEIVGISPENFRKMLSRARKKIYSFMKNNCGLVDPKNLCRCELKAHILFKPSSADSIQQSREGTFGELRDKCSNKTVDLDRWFEETSGKLFSLQPIYKSPDFFLQVRKIIDQEKLETILQM